gaggctgccttaaaaatctgcgcttccggAGCcgattttaccttttttcaccGTATGACCAAGTCGAAACAAACATTCAGCATCAACAGCCTGAGAAATATGCGCTTCCTAAGGCCAAAtctaaataaacaatcagcaacagcagccataaaaatctgcgctGCCTCACCCACTTCCATATTTTTAcaccgggaggccaaatcaaatcaaacaatcagcagaaacaGTCCTCAAAATCtacgctttctaagccaattccatctttttcgCCAAATTAATGTAagcaatcagcagaagctgccttacAACTCAGCGCTTtgttggtcatttttttttctttttccaccggaaggccaaatcaaaacaaacgatcaTAGCAGCAGTCTAAAAACtctgcgcttcccaagccaattccgtctttttccaccggaaggccaaatcagaaTAGAATTAGAAGAAAAAGGAGTAAACTTCGTCTTTTTTCTctggaaagccaaatcaaaacaaacgatcataacagcagccttaaaaatcagcgcttctttagccaatccgtcttttttcaccgggaggccaaaccaaaactaacaaccagcagcaacagccttaaaaatctgcgcttcctaagccaattctatctttttccaccggaaggccaaatcaaaaccattttttttattgggtaGATCTAGTTAACATGAGCGAAGTCGaacgcaacttttttttaatccaaaaggAAGGTGAAACAAACTTGACAAAAGAAActcaaaaagattcaaaaatttaccaaaaaaataagaaaaaatttgtaatttctaTTCGATAATTACATGGtgggtttttctaaaaaaaatttttgaaaaaagtcacgTTTTTCATGGACCATATCCCCCGTTTTCTGACCGACGACGACCTGTCTCAACagcttacaaattttgtaatcGTTTCACAGGATTACCCGACATCAGGAAGGTGCCAGTAGATAGAAAAGAAGAACAGTTACGACCACAGCCGGCTAGCGGAAGCCCCATTCAGGTGGTTTATAATTAAGAACAAGCAGCTCCCCACGAGTGCTCTCGTTAGTGTATGTGCGCGGCTAAAAGATGaacaaaaatgcaaaaccaaacgACTTGACAGAATTCTTTGCGACAGGTGTGGCTATGAGCATGAACATTGGGGTGGAGATACCGTGAAACGGTTAGGTTCGAGTGGGATTGGAAGAAGCAAATAGGAGATAGCAGAGTGTATGAATAGAAGtgttaattagtataaaaaaagtaattataatTTTAACCACCCCTTTTCTATAAGAATATTATGCCAAAGTGTTGGAAAAGAAAACCGACGGGCTATGTTTGTGATGCTGTCAGTTCGCACAACAGCCACCGTTCGTGAACGGCCAGCCGAGACGGTCAAAAAGGCGATCAACATTAACCAGCTCATCAAGAACATCCACAACcggaaacagcagcagcagcagcaacagcaaatcGCCAACAAAAGTGCAGCGGAAGGGTTGAACAATCAACTCGTGAGCCCGGCTGACCAGCAGCGCAAGAACAGAAAGAACAACCGAAACAACGAAGAGAAACAACACTCAAACAAGGCATCAGCAAATCAGAAGAATCTACAGCAAGACAAAAACAATTACCAAAAGACACAGGGCGATAAGAAGATCGACAAAACGACGTCGATCGAAACAATAGGAGTGCTCGCAGCGAAGAATAAAAACTCAACAAAGCAACAGCACAGCAGTCCGAACGTTCGCCTAGGACAAATACAGGAAGAGGACTCGACGAGCAACAGCCTATCGACTGTGTCGGAATCGCAACAAACGAAACAGCAACAAGAAACAAAACAATCGGAACCGTTGCGGCAACAGACAACGGTAATCATTGACGTGACAACGAATTCGGTTTCGTCGTCGGAAAAGCAAGATCAACAGCAACAGGGTACAACAAACCAGAACCAAACGCAACCGGACCGGAAATCGAAGACGACCTTTCTACTGCCGGAGCTTAACAACTTCAAGAAACCACCAACTGTACAGGTTCGTGTTGGAAGACACTCTTGCTCCTCTcgactatttttttcttttctcattCCTCCCAatattttagtttgaatttatttaataatttatctatttttttttgttttgttccttCCAGGTACCAGTAGCGACCATACTGAACGATCTCAGTCCCGTGCCTGCGCCAGCCAAAGTCACGAATCAAATCTCCAACTCGAAACCTATGAGTCCTATGAACCCCGCCGGGCTACAGAGTAACTCGCCGGACGTTAAGGCCATGCGGTAAGTTTTCTAtatgtttttcttcttaaattgGGACTTTATCGTCCGAAAAAGGACTTCCAGGCTGGCATATTAACAACTTAAACATTCACGTATATGAAAACGCACACGCCTTCATGAATGGGGAAAATGAAAACGAGCAAAACAGCTCCATTAAAAGTTTATCTGGCTAATGGATTCATTGTACCCATCTACCTACCTACCAAATGGGTGAGGTACTTGAGAGCACGCGCTCACGAAAGTTTCTTTCGtagaaacgaaaacaaaacaaagggAAGGCGATACACTCACCCACGCACGTATGATTTATTTATGAGCGGGTGTTGTTTCGCGTCCAGgaagaaactttttggaacgGTTTTGcatactttaaactttttaaaaacttttaagaacTTGCTGAAGCATCTTTATCATATAAAAACAAGCCAATTCCTAAATACAAAACACCTTAAACttttaccacagagaacaggcGTACAAGCTAGCCAACGAAGCTTGtgtaaaatcccaacaccctttttgaatcaatcattttttttggctgggccaccagatgtctccaaacacaccaaagagaactgtcaaaacgaAGCTGAGAAAAAATGACTAAGTTTCAGTCCAGTGTTCTATAGGTCATATGAGCTGCTtagcatgcttcaagaaaatcgctgctGAAGTTTCGTAATACGTTCAtcgtgttttagaaaaaaatatcataaaagttattatctttttccttcatatttgttagaaatacaaagtttaaaacagctggatgctaaagtgatatgtgaaagctttgagatgcctagaatcagtactgctgggtgagactgatcgtcaagaatgttcttgtaTTTAACTGGACAAACGTGATgcattttctaaaataaattactggtcaagaagtgcgaaaatttataccaaagctgttagttatcttaactgtcatagtagtacaaaaattaagaaagtgaaatttcgcccagttaaaagtaactctgatttcatttatttagcaataaattaaagccgtccattttactgagacataagattgattttttgtgagttcatatacgatcacgccttttcgaaaactggcactttaaagttgatttgtaacttttgaacggcgcaatagatggtaCTGTTTGTAGTcgatttctaacgtatttttttggtgatagcattttaaattttacacacttctttgacgattttttgttcgagcttgtttgtctgttctctgtgcttttaCGTACAAAATGATACATAGATATGTGATCTTAAAATATACCGAATCATCAAATCCCCTTATAAATTTCTCTACAACTAGAAAATCATTCCGTGAATGAGATAATAAGAATCACCATAACTTGTTCAGAAATTAACTAATTACTCAAAACATCGTATTAACTGTTGATGAGTACTGCTACTCGGGAGTAGTTGATTCCTTCAAATGAACAACAGCACccaagaagataaaaaaaaaagagaataccTGGCTGCGGTAATTGCTTTCAGCACAGAAAAGATTAAAACTTAACTTCGCTTCCATTAAAAATAAgtacaaaaaattatgttctttgATCGGTTTTGGAATATtacagtcgaacctggataaAAGAGCGTCCAAGGGACTTAACTATATTTTCCCGATTGAAAAAGTTTCTCACTTATCAATGTTTCGTCA
This sequence is a window from Uranotaenia lowii strain MFRU-FL chromosome 3, ASM2978415v1, whole genome shotgun sequence. Protein-coding genes within it:
- the LOC129753583 gene encoding transcription factor SPT20 homolog, which produces MFVMLSVRTTATVRERPAETVKKAININQLIKNIHNRKQQQQQQQQIANKSAAEGLNNQLVSPADQQRKNRKNNRNNEEKQHSNKASANQKNLQQDKNNYQKTQGDKKIDKTTSIETIGVLAAKNKNSTKQQHSSPNVRLGQIQEEDSTSNSLSTVSESQQTKQQQETKQSEPLRQQTTVIIDVTTNSVSSSEKQDQQQQGTTNQNQTQPDRKSKTTFLLPELNNFKKPPTVQVPVATILNDLSPVPAPAKVTNQISNSKPMSPMNPAGLQSNSPDVKAMRYYRLWIYTCNAVLLMAVIVFCGVAGKILLSDYKRLLVNGLSLTQPSFIYAYLALLVQSGFLQLIGCLGALRLSEKLLNAYWLLLLLLLIGDAMLGIFWMFKFDKVMNDLQPMLKARLANEYGNSMELTELWDRLQNEGRCCGVSGPQSTTLHSEMLYTRFRVQPEPSAEQNRCPNSNTTV